The Antarcticibacterium flavum genome contains the following window.
TATGGACAATTTTCCACTCTTCAGTCTCCTTAACCATAGTAAAGGAATTTACACCGCAATGACTTAAATTTCCGTTCACCAGGAAGGAATAAGGTGTGATCACCGTAGCCAAAGGCCCATTTACCCTAACATCAAAACCATGAAGGTTTTCCTCAAATTTGGTGGATGAAGGAATAGAGGTTATACGCTCAAGGAATTCCCCGTAGGTGTTTGTTGACAAGTTCAACTTCCCTTCGGCGTTATTTCCCAGGGATTGCATTTTAACTGAAGGATGCGCATAGGATCGCAAGGCAACAGAATCCTGGCGGTGGAAAGCCTCAAAAAAGCCGGTGACGACATCTTTAACCGCTGTTTCCTCAGCCGTTTGAGCAAAAGAGGTGAAACAGGTAACCAGAAAGAGAAAACTTAAAAACTTCTTCATAAGTGCAAGGTTTGAATGTAGCTGACTAATTTACTACTTTTACTCCACTAAAATTTATCTTAATGTCTGTCGCTAAAAAAGAATACAAAAGAGTTACCACCAAGTCCCTTGTAGAAATGAAAGCAAACGGGGAAAAGATCGCCATGCTTACTGCATATGATTTTTCCATGGCAAAGATCGTAGACGGGGCTGGAATAGATGTTATCCTTGTAGGTGACTCTGCCAGTAACGTAATGGCCGGGCACGAGACCACCTTGCCTATTACCCTGGACCAGATGATCTATCACGCTGCCAGTGTAATTCGCGCAGTTCACAGGGCATTGGTTGTAGTGGACCTTCCGTTTGGAAGTTATCAAAGCGACCCGAAAGAAGCATTAAGATCTGCCATTAGGATAATGAAAGAAAGCGGCGGACATGCGGTGAAGCTTGAAGGCGGAAAAGAGATCAAGGATTCTGTAAAGCGTATCCTTAATGCCGGGATCCCGGTAATGGGACATTTGGGACTTACCCCACAGTCTATTTATAAATTCGGAACTTACACTGTAAGAGCCAAAGAAGATGCCGAAGCTGAAAAATTAAAAAGCGATGCTCTAATGCTGGAACGTGCAGGTTGTTTTGCCCTGGTCCTAGAAAAAGTACCCGCCAAATTAGCCAAAGAAGTGGCAGAAAGTCTAACAATTCCCGTAATTGGAATAGGCGCCGGAAACGGAGTTGACGGCCAGGTGCTGGTGGTGCACGATATGATTGGAATGACACATGAGTTCAATCCGAGGTTTTTAAGACGCTACCTTGACCTATATTCAGAAATGACCAAAGCTTTTGAAAATTACAGGGATGACGTGAAGAGCAAAAATTTCCCTAGCGATGAGGAGCAGTATTAGAATTGAGTATTGAGATATGAGATATGAGATATTAGACTTTAGACTAAATCTCTCATTTGTCTTGTCTCTTCTCTCTTCTCTCTTTTCTTTTTTCTTCCTTTCCAGACAAAAATTAAAAATTTGAAACCCGACAAAACTATCTCCACCCCCCAAAATCTTCAGGTACTGTATGAGGATAATCACGTGATCATAGTGAACAAGCGGCCGGGGGATATTGTACAGGGGGATAAGACTGGAGAT
Protein-coding sequences here:
- a CDS encoding nuclear transport factor 2 family protein gives rise to the protein MKKFLSFLFLVTCFTSFAQTAEETAVKDVVTGFFEAFHRQDSVALRSYAHPSVKMQSLGNNAEGKLNLSTNTYGEFLERITSIPSSTKFEENLHGFDVRVNGPLATVITPYSFLVNGNLSHCGVNSFTMVKETEEWKIVHIIDTRGREGCEGYLNKS
- the panB gene encoding 3-methyl-2-oxobutanoate hydroxymethyltransferase, producing the protein MSVAKKEYKRVTTKSLVEMKANGEKIAMLTAYDFSMAKIVDGAGIDVILVGDSASNVMAGHETTLPITLDQMIYHAASVIRAVHRALVVVDLPFGSYQSDPKEALRSAIRIMKESGGHAVKLEGGKEIKDSVKRILNAGIPVMGHLGLTPQSIYKFGTYTVRAKEDAEAEKLKSDALMLERAGCFALVLEKVPAKLAKEVAESLTIPVIGIGAGNGVDGQVLVVHDMIGMTHEFNPRFLRRYLDLYSEMTKAFENYRDDVKSKNFPSDEEQY